In Candidatus Scalindua japonica, the genomic stretch ATCAATGTCTAGATTTTGTAATACATTTGCCGCCACACCACTACCTTCTTTTACCAAACCAAGTAATATATGTTCTGTCCCTATATATTCATGATTAAATCTTTTTGCTTCCTCTCTGGCAAGCGCCATCACTTTTCTCGCCCTATCGGTAAATTTATCAAACATTTTTAACCACCTTTTTTTTATAAACCTTCAAGCCTCTTCCTTACGTAAGAGGCCCTGATAACATTTCTTTGTGCGGAATCCAGCTCACAGCCCTGCAGTTTTTGTAAATGTGCCGGAAGAGTCAGGACAAAGAGTTCGTTGAGCGTTTGCATTTCAATATCATCGATCATACCGATATTGACACCCATACGGACCTGTGAGAGTAATTGTAGTATCTCTTCAGACGTAATCATTCGAGCTGCCTTCAGCATACCATATGACCGCCAGATTCTATCTTCTAACTGGTCTTTACTTTCTAAAACCAAAGCCTTTCTGGCCATTCTTTCATAACTTGTAATTCGCGGTATCACACTTTCAATTATTGATAATATTTCCTTCTCTGATTTCCCAAGGGCAAACTGGTTTGAAATCTGGTATAAATCACCGGAAACCTTAGTACCCTCTCCATATAAACCTCTTACTACTAAACCAAGTTTGCCAACCGCATTAAAAACCTTTTCAATATGTTTTGTCATGCCAAGCGCAGGGAGGTGTAACATGACAGAAACCCGCATACCAGTACCAACATTTGTCGGACATGCAGTCAGGAACCCAAATTTTGATGAAAATGCGAAATTCAAACTTTCCCCCAGAATATTGTCAATTTCATCAATTGTGTCCCATGTGTTTTTCAGCTCGAAACCTGAACGGATTACCTGGATCCTGAGGTGGTCTTCTTCATTAATCATTAAGCTGACCGTTTCCGATTTTCCAAACGCAACACCTCTTTCTCCCTCCCCTTCGGCATGCTCTTTGCTGATCAAGTGTCTCTCTACCAATAATAACTTATCGACCGCAGTTGCCTGGTTCAAATTTACATATGAGACATCCTGCGCTATATCGCGTTCAATTATCGTTCTTCTCAGCAAAGCTTCTATCTCTTGTCTTTGTTTCAAATTTGCACGGGACAGAAAAGGATATCCTGCAATATTTCTCGCCAGACGGATCCTGCTGCTGATTACAATGTCAGATTCCTTGCCGGTTCCCCTTAGCCACTCACCGGTATTGTCATAAAGATCTTTAATCTCCATCTTCAACATTCCCTGAAAGTTCATAAATTCTATCTCTTAATTCTGCCGCCTTTTCGTAATTTTCTCTTTCCACTGCATCGTTTAATTCTTTACGTAATTGGATTAGTTCGTTTTTCTTAACAATCTCCGTACCCGCATTTGCAGGCACTTTACCCACGTGCTGAGAACTGCCATGCATCCTTTCAATTAGAGGTAACAGCCCCTTCTTAAATACATTATAGTCCATGGGGCAACCAAGACGGCCTTGAGATCTAAATTCCAGATAAGAGAGTCCGCATACAGGGCAGGTTGTTTTTGACATTTCCCTTATTTCGGGTGATACCTGGTTAATAAGGCTTGTTAAAATATCAGATGGGGATGGTGCTTTCGGAAAATGATTTGTAACATTTTGCGCACAGTCCTCACAGAAATGTCTCTCTTTCTTTTCATCCTCTATGATTTCTGTGAGATGTACTGTTGCCAATTTTTTATTACATGACTCGCATTTCATTAGTAAGTATCTTCCCCCCTCCTAACAGTTCTTATTTTTTTGTCCATTTAAGTAGTTCTGTGACCTCTGCAAGAGAAGTCTTCCCTTGAGAAATTTCTTCGCGTAATCTGTTTTCTCTTTCCAGCCAATCCATTGCGTAGTTAGCCATCTCTTTTGCTTCACGCTTTGGTAAAACGATCAGGCCATCACTATCACCTACGACCCAGTCACCATTATTTATTGTAATGCCTGAAATATTTATAGGAACACCTATTTCACCAAAGCCTTTAGGCTCTCCTGCGTTCGGCATAACCAGTTTTGCAAATACGGGAAATTGTAATTCCCTGACTTCGCCACTGTCACGTACTGCTCCGTTTATGACTGCCCCCGCAAGTCCCTTCTGTTTTGCGCTAAGTGTTGCAAGCTCTCCCCAAACAGCAGGGCCCACACCTCCAGCATCAACAACGATAATATCTCCTTCTTCCGCAATGTCTATCGCCTCAACCGGCTTTGCCCAGTCACCAGGATATGTTCGAACAGTTACAGCCCGCCCGACCATTTTTGTTTCTGAACCTATACAGTTCATCCCGGCGATTCCCTTCAGACGATGTCTGCCGTCTGATATATTTGCGGTAGAAACCCTCTCTAATATTTCACGGATATCATCACTTGAAGTTCTTTTATAGAGAACCTCCGCAACTTTCTCACGGGTTGATATAGCATTTTTTATTTTTTCTGTAGCAATCTTTATGTTAGGCGCCTTGCAAATTGAACCGCCTACCACTATTATTTTTGCACCCGCATTTACCGCATCAACAACTGTTTCAGAATTAATTCCTCCTGCAACAGCAACTGGGATACTGGCCTTAGAACAAATTTCTTTCAACTTTTCGAAAGGAAGGTTCCCATGCATCTGTTCATCGATTGCGGTGTGAACACCTATAATATCCGCACCCCATTTTTCAACATCTATTGATCGGGAAACAGAGTCAGTAACCCCAATGAGGTCAACTTCAACTTTTATCCCGTAATTTTTACCCGTATTTATACACTCTTTTATTGTAGCGTCTGTGGCGCATCCCATTACTACGGCGATGTCTGCTCCCGCCTTTGCAGCCGTTTCCATTTCCAGGCGACCCGCATCCATTGTTTTCATATCAGCTACTATCGTCGTCGAAGGAAATTCTTTCCGCAACGCCCTTATAGAATCCAACCCTTCACTTTTAATCAGGGGAGTGCCTGCCTCAATCCAGTCGACTCCAGAGCCAACCGCTTCCCTGGCCACATTGATTGCGCGTCTTAAGTTTATAAAATCTAAAGCTATTTGGAGGATAGGAGTGTCTAAATTAATATTCACTTATGGTTTGTAAAAGAACGGATTATATATAATATGCGGCAGCGCATTTTTCAGACTCCCATGTCTTAACTTTGGCTACAAATATTTCGGGAGGTAACTGCTCGCTCAAGTTGTCATATATTACCTTTGAAACATTTTCTGTTGTTGGATTCTCCTCTTTAAACTCACTCAACTCATTTAAATAAGAGTGATCAAAGCGTGAAAGAATTTCTTCAAGTCTCTTTTTAATATCCTTGAAGTCCATGACCATCCCCAATTCATTGAGTTTTTCTGCCTTTAGTGTAACTTCTACCCTCCAGTTATGTCCGTGTAATCTTTCACACTCTCCATCATAAGCACGTAAATTGTGAGCTCCGGCAAATGTTTTTTCGACAACTAATTCATACATATTTAGAAAACCAGTACACTTCTTATCGGCAGAAAATACTATTTGTTTAACTATTAATTCTACTTCGCTTAAAATTAAAGTCAAGCGTTTTTTAAAGCCTGCAATCAGTCAAATGGGCAATTTAGAAGGTAATCTTTTTTATCGATAAAACCTCAATGATGCAGCTAAAAACAGTATTACAAAGACCAATATCAGCGCAAATGCCTGTAATATTTTCTTATATACAGGCGGTTTTACTAAACATGAACAATCTTCTTCAGTTTTGTCTTCTTTAATGAGAAAGGCATTAACGCCGTAAATAATAAAGAGGCACACTGCGAGTAAAATCTTAATCCGAACTAATACCTTATATCCCGACTTTAAGTGTTCTTCAGTAACCGACATGATACCGTCAATTGAATTAAATATTCCTGTAATAATAAGTACCCCTATCAGCATCCCCACATAAATACGAAATCTATCATGGACACTATTGGAAAATGCCCCTATCCCTGAAACAGATGAGCTCCTCCCCAAAACAGGCCGTAATATCGCCACAAGAAATATCATCCCGCCAGCCAGAAGGGCCGCGGCAGAGAGATGAAGCCAATGGTTAATTATAATTAATTTATAAAGCATCATGTTAAATCTCCGTTAAAATATATCCGCTAATTTCACGCTCGCCTGCCGGACAGGCATCAATTCACACTAATTAAATTTTGCAATCATTCATTCACAAACAAGCGCGGTCCCTCTTTCAAGGTGCCGGTTTTCTTGATGCAATCCATTGTACAATAGTTTGTCATACTATTACAACACTGTTATTTTTTCCATGAACCAGGTAGTTGATTTTCATTAGAATGCATGCTAGAATTACAAAACAAATTATTAAAAAGGATTATAACATGAAGGCGAAAGAACGTGACTACTATGAGGTATTAGGGGTAAGTAATAATGCAACCAATGACGAGTTGAAAAAAGCATACAGGAAGCTCGCCATCAAATACCATCCGGATAAAAATCCGGGAGACAAAGAATCTGAACGAAAATTCAAGGAAGCCGCAAATGCATATGAGGTGTTGAGTAACCCTGAAAAGAGAAGGATGTATGACTTGAGGGGACAAGCGGGACTTGATGATATGGGCTTTCATGGTTTTGAAAGCAGTTCCGACATATTCAGTAGCTTTGGAGATATTTTCGGAGATATATTCGGCAAGCGATTTCATCGTGGAAAAACCGGACCCCAGCAGGGACAAGATCTCAGATACGAAATGAAAATTTCTTTTACCGATGCGGCGTTAGGAGGCGAGAAACAGCTCAGGCTTACAAAGAGTGAAGCTTGTGATGCCTGCAAAGGAACGGGCGACAGAAATGGAGCGTCAACAGTATGTCCTCAATGTAATGGCACCGGACAGATAAGCAGACAGCAACAACCTGGTGGTGGTGGTTTTTTTTCTATTAGTAGCCCTTGCCCTAATTGTAACGGTTCCGGCAGGAAGGTTAGTAGTCCATGCAATACTTGTAATGGTAAAGGAAGGGTGCAAAAACCCAGATCTTTGTCAGTTAAAATACCGCCCGGCATTGAGGACAGTTCCACATTAAGGCTTTCCGGTCAGGGAGAAGCTGGTACCAGGGGTGGAAGAGCGGGAGACCTGTATATACATGTTAAAATCGCTTCACACCCATATTTTGAGAGAGAGGGACTGAATATTCGATACAACGCGCATGTACCATTCACCAAAGCGGCATTGGGAGGAGAAATAGAGGTCCCAACCTTAAGCGGGAAAGCAACATTAAAGATCCCTAAATGCACACAATCCAATCAAATGTTAAGGATGACAGGACAGGGGGTCAAGACGAAAAGTGGGGAAAAGGGTAGCCAGTTAGTAAGGATAATAATAGAAATGCCAAAGAAACTGTCTGAACGCCAGGAAGAGCTTCTCAGGGAGTTGGAAACACTTGAGCATAATTAAAATGCATCACACCTTGATCTAGGAAAGGTGACCCTATTAACTTATGGTTTTTTAAAATTACATGCTTAAATATTTTGTGATTATAGCTTTGAAAACCCGCAAACTAACTCATCAGAACGTTCGTCAGATGGATATGTATGTTCGTATGTTTGATGATCTGAAGCGAAGTGATGGCGACATCCAACAATTTGAATGATCCTTTGTATCGTATGACAAAAGTGAAAGACAATATTCTCACGCAAAGCCGCAGAGGTTGCTAAGAACGTGAAAAGTGAATTATGGTCCATAAATATCCGTAGGTTTTCCCGGCAGTCTTATCCTTTGGGTTCTTTGCCGCTTTGCGTGATGATAAAAGTCCGTCAGTAGAATGCTAATTTAGTAACCGGCCTCTACCTTTACTATCTCCCTGTACGCCTTTATGAATGACGAGGTTTTTTCCCTGGTCCATTCCGGAATTATAAGTATCGTTGCAACTCTTGGAAAACCGGGATGAGGAGTGTGCGGTCCTGGGGTTTCTCCGGTGGTAAAACTCCTTGAGCCTCGGGTCTCCTGTCCAGACAAGTTCTTTGGATTGGTTCTTAATAACCTGACCGTCCAACTTATTATAAAAACCGTCCAGAAGACCGTAAATAAATGTTCTTCGATGTCTGTTCCCTCCAATTTTTTCTCGTCGTTTATGCTCTGTCCATAAAAACTCCGAGATATTTTGAAGGTAGTTATATACATACTCTGCCATTTCAACATTTTCAGGGGTTCCGTAAATTTCCAGGACCCGACCACTACGGTCTTTGTGTTGGTCATATCCGAATGTCCAGATCGCCTCCACAAAAAAAAATTTAGAGATTATAGAGCTGATAATGGACTTGATGGGATTACGCCTTCCCACCTCTCCTATCTGTTTAAAGATGTAGTTCCATTCAGTTTGCACATCTAATAATGAAATGTTGTGTTTTAATAAAAACTCATGAGCCTTGGTCATGGCATTCTGGGCCTCATGCTCGTTGGGGCTCTGTGCCAGCGCCAACAGCTTGTGGACTTTGTCCAGTATCTTGTGGTTTTCCTTACTTACAGAGGAGGTATTATTGCGATTTTCTACCCAGGACTTAATATCACCTGTGGCCGAAGGATCAATGTTATTATTCCGGCACACCCGTTTGAACGCCTCTCCATGGGGCAGGCTGTCCCGAATACCCAGAACTTCTTCTACATATTGATGCGCCATTTCATGATAAAGGACCTCCTGGACATATTCCCATTTATGGTTATTTATGAGAAAAGTGCTGATCGATAGACGACGGTGAAAGCCGCCTTTCCACGTACCTAAAACATCCTCTGAAAAAGAGAGTTCAAGGTTTGGAAGTTGCATGGAGTCTTTAAAATAATGGTAATTAGCATTTTTCCAATCTGCCTTCAATTGTCTGATCCAGGCCGTTTTTAATGTGTTGTCTATGTTATTCATAAGCAGGTTAATTTTGGTATACAAATCTTGTTCTATAATACCAGTTTAGTCAAGAGAGGGGTACATGATTTTGTTGATTTACTACAGGATTGAGAAGATAGTTGAAATGTGCGACTTATCTTAAATGAATAACACTATACTATTTACTATCAAGTTGTAATTCGGAGAATTTTGTGCCAAGTTCCTTCATTTTTTTCTGTACGTTTTGTTCTGTATTCAGATTCCAGTCATACGTTATCTTCTTCTCCATATGATGTACACGCTTTAACCTTTTCGGAGCAAATGTGTTGACAAAGTCTGCAACTCCTTCATATCCTCCGGTTTCAAAATCTTTGCTGAACCATTTAAAAAGCGGTGTTGTGTTCAGCTTGTCCTTAACCTTTCTCAGATGCAGTGGGTTTTTCAGCGCATTTTTCACTACTATGTCTAATTGCATGTCTATTTGATTACTATTAAAAACTTCAGCGTTCAAACTGGGGCATCCGACCGAAGCGCAGTTGATTGCAAAATGTATTCGCGGATCGGAGAGTGGGCGGATAACATTATGTTCAATGTCATCAAGGCTATAAAACACGCCGTCGACCTCGTGATGTCTGTTCTTCCAGCCGATCTCTTTCATACCAGTTATCGGATAATTATTGACGACATCAACTATTGTAAAAAAGTTGTATGCGTTGATCCAGAATGCAAGCTTATCTTTTGTCCATTTCGGCGACGTAACTGTTTTTAATTTCTTCAGTTGGAGTACAATTTTTTCCTGGAGAGCAGAGTCATTCTTTATTTTATCATAGTCGACCGATGTATGACTGAAATCTCCATAGATAGAAGAAAACGTATTTACTGTAATGGCGCTATTTAATATTTCCTGATAACTATTCCATAATGTATTGTCTCTTTCAGCAGATGTTGCATGCTGGGTAATAATGAACATAAGACAAAATATCTTAATAAATTTTTTCATGATTAAATTTTGTAGGGTTCGAGATTCACGATAAAAGCATTCGGGAATGACAGACTTCTCACTTAAAAGAGATTTGGTCTTAAGCTATCCAATTACTTTATTCCCGCACGCCAGTCATCTTTTCCATAATAAGGAATTTGCTCTCGACTACGATTGTGACTATCTCCATGTTTTAATTTTGCGAAGGAGAGTACGTCCATAGGACACTCTGTTACACAGGCCGAACATCTTACACACTGTACATCGTTCATTGGAATACCCCTGTTTGCAAAACTCATTACATCTATACCCATATGACACACCCTTGTACAAATTTCGCATGAGATACAATCCTTCTTTTCTGACAGGATTCGGTATCTGGTAAATCTTGTGTATATGTGCATTAGCGCCGCGAGCGGGCATCCATATCTGCACCAAATTCGCCCACCAAGAAAGAAGTAGACACCAAGGCCGAGAATGCCTGCAAATATTACGTCTATTACAAATTTGTATACACCCGTCATTGTATAGCTTAAAAGAGGAAATGAACTCCACATGCCTGATTTATTCAGATAGACAATTAGGGTAAAAATGATAGCAGCAAAAAGGATGATCTGTCCAACATTTTCAAGCCTTTTCGCCGTTGGGCCATGTGGTGTTTTACGCCTGTATTCATCTCCCAGTGTTTCTGCCATGCCCCCCACAACTGCAGATCCAGCCACAATATACACCTTTCCCATAATGCCGGATAAGGAAAAATAGAATTAAGCCAGTCTGTACAAAAGGAAACCATGTCCAGAAAAAGCTACTTCCAAATTCCCACATATGAGCGGCCAGAATAATATTAAAGCAAAACTACTCCATTTGCCGCTCGGGAAGAGCTCTGTCACTGCCCAGTGATTTGTACCCAGATTAGCCAGGATGAGAGGCTCGTACAGATGAAACGGAAAGAGAAAAAGAAAGAAAATTTGAATCGACACAAGGGTCGTCATCTGCCAGAAAACGTAGAGTGTTTTTCTGACGTATATACGGCGTATACCAAAGATGAGCATCGTTACACAATAGAAAAGGGAATACCAATATGTAGGTGATTCAATCCACTCTGCCGTCACCATAGTGTTATGCAGCGATTTAGAAAAATATAATATCGTAAAAAACCCGCTTACTCCAATGAAATATGTATACTTAAATGCATGCCATGGAGTTCGAAAGTTAGTTCTCCCGTGTCTTGCTAATAAACCCAGAGATCCGATTCCGGAAATTAAGAAAACCATCGAGCCCGCCCATCCCAGGATGAAGTTTAATGATGAATACCATTTGTAACCAGAAAGGTCCCAATTAAGCGGTGCTTTAAATGGCGCGCTTAAATATGCA encodes the following:
- a CDS encoding DUF547 domain-containing protein gives rise to the protein MFIITQHATSAERDNTLWNSYQEILNSAITVNTFSSIYGDFSHTSVDYDKIKNDSALQEKIVLQLKKLKTVTSPKWTKDKLAFWINAYNFFTIVDVVNNYPITGMKEIGWKNRHHEVDGVFYSLDDIEHNVIRPLSDPRIHFAINCASVGCPSLNAEVFNSNQIDMQLDIVVKNALKNPLHLRKVKDKLNTTPLFKWFSKDFETGGYEGVADFVNTFAPKRLKRVHHMEKKITYDWNLNTEQNVQKKMKELGTKFSELQLDSK
- the dnaJ gene encoding molecular chaperone DnaJ, whose translation is MKAKERDYYEVLGVSNNATNDELKKAYRKLAIKYHPDKNPGDKESERKFKEAANAYEVLSNPEKRRMYDLRGQAGLDDMGFHGFESSSDIFSSFGDIFGDIFGKRFHRGKTGPQQGQDLRYEMKISFTDAALGGEKQLRLTKSEACDACKGTGDRNGASTVCPQCNGTGQISRQQQPGGGGFFSISSPCPNCNGSGRKVSSPCNTCNGKGRVQKPRSLSVKIPPGIEDSSTLRLSGQGEAGTRGGRAGDLYIHVKIASHPYFEREGLNIRYNAHVPFTKAALGGEIEVPTLSGKATLKIPKCTQSNQMLRMTGQGVKTKSGEKGSQLVRIIIEMPKKLSERQEELLRELETLEHN
- a CDS encoding DUF2786 domain-containing protein, with translation MNNIDNTLKTAWIRQLKADWKNANYHYFKDSMQLPNLELSFSEDVLGTWKGGFHRRLSISTFLINNHKWEYVQEVLYHEMAHQYVEEVLGIRDSLPHGEAFKRVCRNNNIDPSATGDIKSWVENRNNTSSVSKENHKILDKVHKLLALAQSPNEHEAQNAMTKAHEFLLKHNISLLDVQTEWNYIFKQIGEVGRRNPIKSIISSIISKFFFVEAIWTFGYDQHKDRSGRVLEIYGTPENVEMAEYVYNYLQNISEFLWTEHKRREKIGGNRHRRTFIYGLLDGFYNKLDGQVIKNQSKELVWTGDPRLKEFYHRRNPRTAHSSSRFSKSCNDTYNSGMDQGKNLVIHKGVQGDSKGRGRLLN
- a CDS encoding UvrB/UvrC motif-containing protein, coding for MKCESCNKKLATVHLTEIIEDEKKERHFCEDCAQNVTNHFPKAPSPSDILTSLINQVSPEIREMSKTTCPVCGLSYLEFRSQGRLGCPMDYNVFKKGLLPLIERMHGSSQHVGKVPANAGTEIVKKNELIQLRKELNDAVERENYEKAAELRDRIYELSGNVEDGD
- the queD gene encoding 6-carboxytetrahydropterin synthase QueD produces the protein MTLILSEVELIVKQIVFSADKKCTGFLNMYELVVEKTFAGAHNLRAYDGECERLHGHNWRVEVTLKAEKLNELGMVMDFKDIKKRLEEILSRFDHSYLNELSEFKEENPTTENVSKVIYDNLSEQLPPEIFVAKVKTWESEKCAAAYYI
- the hxlA gene encoding 3-hexulose-6-phosphate synthase, coding for MNINLDTPILQIALDFINLRRAINVAREAVGSGVDWIEAGTPLIKSEGLDSIRALRKEFPSTTIVADMKTMDAGRLEMETAAKAGADIAVVMGCATDATIKECINTGKNYGIKVEVDLIGVTDSVSRSIDVEKWGADIIGVHTAIDEQMHGNLPFEKLKEICSKASIPVAVAGGINSETVVDAVNAGAKIIVVGGSICKAPNIKIATEKIKNAISTREKVAEVLYKRTSSDDIREILERVSTANISDGRHRLKGIAGMNCIGSETKMVGRAVTVRTYPGDWAKPVEAIDIAEEGDIIVVDAGGVGPAVWGELATLSAKQKGLAGAVINGAVRDSGEVRELQFPVFAKLVMPNAGEPKGFGEIGVPINISGITINNGDWVVGDSDGLIVLPKREAKEMANYAMDWLERENRLREEISQGKTSLAEVTELLKWTKK
- a CDS encoding 4Fe-4S binding protein → MAGSAVVGGMAETLGDEYRRKTPHGPTAKRLENVGQIILFAAIIFTLIVYLNKSGMWSSFPLLSYTMTGVYKFVIDVIFAGILGLGVYFFLGGRIWCRYGCPLAALMHIYTRFTRYRILSEKKDCISCEICTRVCHMGIDVMSFANRGIPMNDVQCVRCSACVTECPMDVLSFAKLKHGDSHNRSREQIPYYGKDDWRAGIK
- a CDS encoding protein arginine kinase yields the protein MEIKDLYDNTGEWLRGTGKESDIVISSRIRLARNIAGYPFLSRANLKQRQEIEALLRRTIIERDIAQDVSYVNLNQATAVDKLLLVERHLISKEHAEGEGERGVAFGKSETVSLMINEEDHLRIQVIRSGFELKNTWDTIDEIDNILGESLNFAFSSKFGFLTACPTNVGTGMRVSVMLHLPALGMTKHIEKVFNAVGKLGLVVRGLYGEGTKVSGDLYQISNQFALGKSEKEILSIIESVIPRITSYERMARKALVLESKDQLEDRIWRSYGMLKAARMITSEEILQLLSQVRMGVNIGMIDDIEMQTLNELFVLTLPAHLQKLQGCELDSAQRNVIRASYVRKRLEGL